From the genome of Schaalia dentiphila ATCC 17982, one region includes:
- a CDS encoding TOBE domain-containing protein, translating to MKLSARNQLPGTVVEVSQGAVNGIVKIEVAPGLVISSSITNAAIEDLGLTVGSKAVAVIKASNVIVGVED from the coding sequence ATGAAGCTCTCTGCACGCAACCAGCTCCCCGGCACCGTCGTTGAGGTCTCTCAGGGCGCCGTGAACGGCATCGTCAAGATCGAGGTCGCCCCCGGCCTGGTCATCTCTTCGTCGATCACGAACGCCGCCATCGAAGATCTTGGCCTGACCGTCGGCTCCAAGGCTGTCGCTGTCATCAAGGCCTCCAACGTCATCGTCGGCGTCGAGGACTGA
- the purM gene encoding phosphoribosylformylglycinamidine cyclo-ligase, producing MTDIPLDYATAGVDTAAGDRAVELMKSAVAATHDSTVLGATGGFAGMVDASALLGMEKPLLATSTDGVGTKIAIAQAMDVHDTIGQDLVGMVVDDIVVIGARPVLMTDYIACGHVVPERIASIVTGIARACEATGTPLIGGETAEHPGVMEPDDYDIAGAATGVVDASKLLGPERVADGDVVLAMASSGLHSNGYSLVRSVVSRVGASLESHVAEFGRTLGEELLEPTRLYTRLCLDLVERFGVGGIHAYSHVTGGGLAANLSRVLPQGAIATVDRSTWTIPAVFDWVRRGGDVTWVGMEDSLNLGVGMVAVVSASVASEVLSAINEAGVAAWVLGSVTSAGADGTVAGFGSVSDLGADSSGVRLISGTKGVQAGAVLLHGEYRVG from the coding sequence ATGACCGACATCCCCCTGGACTACGCGACCGCTGGCGTCGACACCGCTGCGGGCGACCGTGCCGTCGAGCTGATGAAGAGCGCCGTCGCCGCCACCCACGACTCCACCGTCCTGGGCGCGACCGGCGGATTTGCCGGCATGGTTGACGCGTCGGCGCTGCTGGGCATGGAGAAGCCGCTGCTCGCGACCTCCACGGACGGCGTGGGCACGAAGATAGCGATCGCGCAGGCCATGGACGTGCACGACACGATCGGCCAGGACCTGGTCGGCATGGTCGTCGACGACATCGTCGTGATCGGCGCGCGCCCCGTCCTCATGACCGACTACATCGCCTGCGGGCACGTCGTCCCCGAGCGCATCGCCTCCATCGTCACCGGCATCGCGCGCGCCTGCGAGGCCACGGGCACGCCCCTCATCGGCGGTGAGACCGCCGAGCACCCGGGCGTCATGGAACCCGACGACTACGACATCGCGGGCGCCGCGACCGGCGTCGTGGACGCCTCCAAGCTGCTGGGCCCCGAGCGCGTGGCCGATGGCGACGTCGTCCTCGCCATGGCCTCCTCCGGCCTGCACTCCAACGGCTACTCGCTGGTGCGCTCCGTCGTCTCCCGCGTCGGCGCCTCGCTGGAGTCCCACGTGGCCGAGTTCGGCCGCACCCTCGGCGAGGAGCTCCTCGAGCCCACGCGCCTGTACACGCGCCTGTGCCTCGACCTGGTCGAGCGCTTCGGCGTCGGCGGTATCCACGCCTACTCGCACGTGACCGGCGGCGGCCTGGCCGCGAACCTGTCGCGCGTCCTGCCCCAGGGCGCCATCGCCACCGTCGACCGCTCCACGTGGACCATCCCCGCCGTGTTCGACTGGGTGCGCCGCGGCGGCGATGTCACCTGGGTCGGAATGGAGGACTCCCTGAATCTGGGCGTCGGCATGGTCGCCGTCGTCTCGGCCTCCGTGGCCTCCGAGGTCCTCTCCGCGATCAATGAGGCCGGGGTGGCCGCGTGGGTCCTGGGCTCCGTCACGTCGGCCGGCGCCGACGGAACCGTGGCTGGCTTCGGGTCGGTTTCGGACCTCGGCGCGGATTCCTCCGGCGTGCGCCTCATCTCCGGTACGAAGGGCGTCCAGGCGGGCGCCGTGCTACTGCACGGCGAGTACCGCGTCGGCTGA
- a CDS encoding NINE protein — protein MSAPQQPVFNQPAQGKSRVVAGLLNLFLGALGAGEFFLGYTQYGIYKLVISIAFTVLGFLDLGFISTLIGLLNYVWWVALLAMAVLTFMGKWIYEKDASGVPTV, from the coding sequence ATGTCCGCTCCTCAGCAGCCCGTCTTCAATCAGCCTGCGCAGGGCAAGTCCCGTGTCGTCGCCGGCCTGCTCAACCTGTTCCTCGGCGCCCTCGGCGCCGGTGAGTTCTTCCTCGGCTACACCCAGTACGGCATCTACAAGCTCGTCATCTCCATCGCGTTCACCGTGCTGGGCTTCCTGGATCTCGGCTTCATCTCGACCCTTATCGGCCTGCTCAACTACGTGTGGTGGGTCGCTCTGCTCGCCATGGCCGTCCTGACCTTCATGGGCAAGTGGATCTACGAGAAGGACGCCAGCGGCGTTCCTACCGTCTGA
- a CDS encoding DUF3618 domain-containing protein, whose product MSTNLDTRNVTVGEAAPAEPRTEAQITADLERQRAELAATIDQLYARVQPAALAQEAKEEASARFASFKKSASLTLQDAADGNAEALKKVGVVALSAVGAIGVIVLLATRSSRRSRREARRAAREAAVQTLQALKSDVTEAL is encoded by the coding sequence GTGAGCACCAACCTCGATACTCGTAACGTGACCGTCGGCGAGGCTGCCCCCGCCGAGCCGCGCACAGAAGCCCAGATCACCGCCGACCTCGAGCGTCAGCGCGCCGAACTGGCCGCCACGATCGACCAGCTGTACGCGCGCGTGCAGCCCGCAGCCCTCGCCCAGGAGGCGAAGGAAGAGGCCAGCGCCCGCTTCGCGTCCTTCAAGAAGTCCGCGTCGCTGACCCTGCAGGACGCCGCCGACGGTAACGCCGAGGCCCTCAAGAAGGTCGGCGTCGTCGCCCTCTCCGCAGTCGGCGCTATCGGCGTGATCGTCCTGCTGGCGACCCGCTCATCGCGTCGTTCCCGTCGCGAGGCCCGTCGCGCTGCCCGTGAGGCCGCCGTGCAGACGCTTCAGGCTCTCAAGTCCGACGTGACCGAGGCCCTGTAA
- a CDS encoding DUF3073 domain-containing protein yields MGRGRQKAKQMKVARKLKYFSPDTDLNALQRELADEDSYLAHVPADEPEEDDAIDDDLYSKYADFAEMPAEEDDIDPEQLDESFWTGGSSTK; encoded by the coding sequence ATGGGGCGCGGCCGTCAAAAGGCTAAGCAGATGAAAGTCGCTCGGAAGCTGAAGTATTTCAGCCCCGACACCGACCTAAACGCACTTCAGCGCGAGCTGGCGGATGAGGACTCGTACCTGGCACACGTGCCGGCGGACGAGCCCGAAGAGGACGATGCGATCGACGACGACCTCTACTCGAAATACGCCGACTTCGCCGAGATGCCCGCGGAAGAAGACGACATCGATCCGGAACAGCTCGATGAGTCCTTCTGGACGGGTGGATCCTCCACTAAGTAA
- the dcd gene encoding dCTP deaminase, with the protein MLLSDRDIKASLDSGRIQLDPLDRDLVQPASIDVRLDRLFRLFDNHRYPVIDPAADQSDLTHQVDVGPDQPFVLHPGEFVLGATYELVTLGNDIAARLEGKSSLGRLGLLTHSTAGFIDPGFSGHVTLELSNTATMPILLYPGMKIGQLCFFDLSSPAEHPYGSSGLGSHYQGQRGPTPSRTHERFTRTRIER; encoded by the coding sequence ATGCTGCTCAGTGACCGCGACATCAAGGCCTCTCTGGATTCTGGACGTATCCAGCTCGACCCGCTCGACCGGGACCTGGTCCAGCCGGCCAGTATCGACGTGCGCCTGGATCGCCTGTTCCGACTCTTCGATAACCACCGCTACCCGGTGATCGACCCGGCGGCGGACCAGTCGGACCTCACCCACCAGGTCGACGTGGGCCCCGATCAGCCCTTCGTGCTGCACCCCGGCGAGTTCGTCCTGGGCGCCACCTACGAGCTGGTGACCCTCGGCAACGACATTGCCGCGCGCCTCGAGGGCAAGTCCTCCTTGGGCCGCCTCGGCCTGCTCACCCACTCGACGGCGGGCTTCATTGACCCCGGCTTCTCGGGCCACGTGACTCTGGAGCTGTCGAACACGGCGACGATGCCGATCCTGCTCTACCCCGGCATGAAGATCGGGCAGCTGTGCTTCTTCGACCTGTCCTCCCCAGCTGAGCACCCCTACGGTTCCAGCGGCCTCGGCTCTCATTACCAGGGCCAGCGCGGGCCGACTCCCTCGCGCACCCACGAGCGCTTTACGCGCACCCGCATCGAACGGTGA
- the purF gene encoding amidophosphoribosyltransferase — MCESESVLPVSQPDMTLSDQELFGDDHPHDHCGVFGVWAPGEDVSRLTYFSLYALQHRGQQSAGIATSNGKQILVYKDQGLVSQVFSEQSLQGLRGHIALGHVRYATTGADVWRNAQPTLGPTPTGTLALAHNGNLTNTVELRELASEIADDGEDFERGASTDTSLVTALLGMADRIPGPTPFIASPSVTPSETDGDEAAPASSLADNLEPAPLVGAALKVLPRIKGAFSLVFMDENTLYAARDPHGYRPLVLGRLASGWVVASETAALDLCGATFVREVEPGELISIDASGVHSRRFAVRRSNTCVFEYVYLARPDTTIGGRRIVAARHEMGAALARENPIEADLVIPTPDSGTPAAIGYAQESGIPFAQGLVKNAYVGRTFIQPTQSLRQLGIRLKLNPLREVIEGKRLVVIDDSIVRGNTQRALVKMLREAGAAEVHIRISSPPVLWPCFFGIDFPTRAELIASSMSVEQVRESIGADSLAYLSIYGMVGATGQGTSLCIGCFTGEYPETIPAGTPVPGTPDATPC; from the coding sequence ATGTGCGAGAGTGAGAGCGTGCTTCCCGTCTCGCAGCCAGACATGACACTGTCCGACCAGGAACTCTTCGGAGACGATCACCCGCACGATCACTGCGGGGTCTTCGGAGTATGGGCCCCGGGCGAGGACGTTTCCCGCCTGACCTACTTCTCCCTCTACGCATTGCAACACCGCGGCCAACAGAGCGCGGGTATTGCGACGTCGAATGGCAAGCAGATCCTCGTGTACAAGGATCAGGGCCTCGTCTCGCAGGTGTTCTCCGAGCAGTCCCTCCAGGGCCTGCGCGGCCACATCGCCCTGGGACACGTCCGCTACGCGACGACCGGCGCGGACGTGTGGCGCAACGCCCAGCCGACGCTGGGCCCCACCCCCACGGGCACGCTCGCCCTGGCCCACAACGGCAACCTCACCAATACGGTCGAGCTGCGCGAGCTGGCCTCTGAGATCGCCGATGACGGCGAGGACTTCGAACGCGGCGCCTCCACCGACACCTCTCTCGTGACCGCGCTGCTGGGTATGGCCGACCGTATCCCGGGGCCGACCCCCTTCATCGCGTCCCCGTCCGTGACTCCGTCCGAGACCGATGGGGACGAGGCCGCCCCGGCCTCGTCGCTTGCTGACAACCTTGAGCCCGCGCCCCTCGTCGGCGCCGCCCTGAAGGTCCTGCCGCGCATCAAGGGCGCGTTCTCCCTGGTCTTCATGGACGAGAACACGCTGTACGCCGCGCGCGACCCGCACGGCTACCGCCCGCTCGTGCTGGGCCGCCTGGCCTCCGGCTGGGTCGTCGCCTCCGAGACTGCTGCCCTGGACCTGTGTGGCGCGACCTTCGTGCGCGAGGTCGAGCCCGGCGAGCTCATCTCGATCGACGCGTCGGGCGTGCACTCGCGCCGCTTCGCCGTGCGCCGCTCCAACACCTGCGTCTTCGAGTATGTGTACCTGGCCCGCCCCGACACGACGATCGGCGGGCGCCGGATCGTCGCCGCGCGCCACGAGATGGGTGCCGCGCTGGCGCGCGAAAACCCCATTGAGGCGGATCTGGTGATCCCCACGCCCGACTCGGGTACGCCGGCCGCGATCGGCTACGCGCAGGAGTCCGGGATTCCCTTCGCCCAGGGTCTCGTGAAGAACGCGTACGTGGGCCGAACTTTCATCCAGCCCACGCAGTCCCTGCGCCAGCTGGGCATCCGCCTCAAGCTCAACCCCCTGCGTGAGGTCATCGAAGGCAAGCGCCTGGTCGTCATCGACGACTCGATCGTTCGCGGCAACACGCAGCGCGCGCTCGTCAAGATGCTGCGCGAGGCCGGGGCCGCCGAGGTGCACATCCGCATCTCGTCCCCGCCGGTGCTGTGGCCGTGCTTCTTCGGTATCGATTTCCCGACGCGCGCCGAGCTCATCGCCTCGTCCATGAGCGTCGAACAGGTCCGCGAATCCATCGGCGCCGACTCGCTGGCCTACCTGTCGATCTACGGCATGGTTGGTGCCACCGGACAGGGCACGTCCCTGTGCATCGGCTGCTTCACCGGCGAATACCCTGAGACGATCCCCGCCGGGACCCCCGTGCCCGGAACCCCCGATGCCACCCCCTGCTAA
- a CDS encoding TM2 domain-containing protein yields the protein MTTPDPQATPFQPEDAPEVPAFPQASAPVYDEATATPGSTTYGTAYDAPAASPYAQPEQGYGVPGPDANAQGAYGADAYGQPGYEQAAYAAGQQAYGQQAYGQQAYAQPAYGQPVFGTAPKQWIVALLLALFLGALGIHNFYLGYTTKGIIQLILTITMIGAPIAAIWAFIEFIMIIARSGSYAYDAQGQPLQ from the coding sequence ATGACGACGCCCGATCCGCAGGCCACCCCCTTCCAGCCCGAGGACGCCCCCGAGGTCCCGGCCTTCCCCCAGGCCTCGGCCCCCGTCTACGACGAGGCCACGGCGACGCCCGGCTCGACGACCTACGGCACTGCGTATGACGCCCCCGCGGCCAGCCCCTACGCCCAGCCGGAGCAGGGCTACGGCGTCCCCGGCCCCGACGCGAACGCGCAGGGCGCTTACGGTGCGGATGCCTACGGTCAGCCCGGCTACGAGCAGGCCGCCTACGCTGCAGGCCAGCAGGCCTACGGTCAGCAGGCCTACGGTCAGCAGGCTTACGCGCAGCCTGCTTACGGTCAGCCTGTCTTCGGCACCGCCCCCAAGCAGTGGATCGTCGCTCTGCTCCTGGCGCTCTTCCTGGGTGCCCTGGGTATCCACAACTTCTATCTTGGTTACACCACCAAGGGCATCATTCAGCTGATTCTGACGATCACCATGATTGGTGCGCCTATCGCCGCCATCTGGGCGTTCATTGAGTTCATCATGATCATCGCTCGCTCGGGCTCGTACGCATACGACGCTCAGGGCCAGCCCCTGCAGTGA
- a CDS encoding (Fe-S)-binding protein, translating to MANPTLSAVMWGLALLVSAVAVLSFARGLTHMWRTVSAGTPDPGRLTPVGKRLWGVISAALTHREFKGRPWIKAAHWLVMVSFPILFLTLVTGYAQLRVQTFTLPLLGNFAPWEWLTEVFAWGGLAGIIALMVVRQRAGHGTAAEAALSNDDPDAAAAAADPEGTPPSSLAKPHPRDSSPRGLASRFLGSTRWQALFVEWVILIVCACVVALRGLEYALFSATPGLEAHASALHFPLTGWLGALFAAAASSSAASLANAIVLVSALKVITSMTWLMVVGIQTGMGVAWHRFVAILNLYTRRNADGTKSLGPADHMLIDGKPVTSEDDFDDLPEDTVLGVGTIDDFSWKARLDLYSCTECGRCQELCPAWNTQKPLSPKLLIMGLRDHMESASNVQIVEQEEGHQKLEDGEVLLDKGVPASPHSFDLVSALSLSGATGPEGVSAVTAPLVPEVVSEEVLWDCTNCGACVEQCPVDIEHIDHILDLRRHQVLMEGAFPRELGRAFRGMESKANPYNQPARKRMDWAKKLDFDIPVVGEDIKDASEVDYLFWVGCAGAYDDTAKKTSAAVAELLHTAGVSFAVLGSGESCTGDPARRAGNEALFQMLAAQAIDTLKEAKPQKIVVSCAHCFNTIAGEYPELGGSFDVVHHTQLLNRLVRDGLLTPVAPTASPASAGTDSTDEAGAQSADSAPSVGAPLKVTYHDACFLGRHNRVYEPPRELVGSLPNVELVEMPRNRDRAMCCGAGGAHAWFEETRGIRIADARIVEAASTGADVVATACPFCSQMLGSASGTSAGFVSSDADQGGANNDAATASSGGKLPEVRDVAVMLLDSVKRGQ from the coding sequence GTGGCCAATCCGACGCTGAGCGCCGTCATGTGGGGACTCGCCCTGCTGGTGAGCGCTGTGGCCGTCCTGTCATTCGCGCGAGGCCTAACGCACATGTGGCGCACGGTCTCGGCGGGCACGCCCGACCCGGGGCGCCTGACCCCCGTGGGCAAGCGCCTCTGGGGCGTCATCTCTGCAGCCCTCACGCACCGCGAATTCAAGGGCCGCCCCTGGATCAAGGCCGCCCACTGGCTCGTCATGGTGTCCTTCCCGATCCTCTTCCTCACCCTGGTGACGGGCTACGCCCAGCTGCGCGTCCAGACCTTCACGCTGCCCCTCCTCGGCAACTTCGCGCCGTGGGAGTGGCTCACCGAGGTCTTCGCCTGGGGCGGCCTGGCAGGCATCATCGCCCTGATGGTCGTGCGCCAGCGCGCCGGGCACGGCACGGCCGCCGAGGCGGCCCTCTCGAACGACGACCCCGACGCCGCTGCTGCCGCAGCCGACCCGGAAGGCACCCCGCCCTCGTCCCTGGCCAAGCCCCACCCGCGAGACTCCTCCCCGCGCGGCCTGGCCTCCCGATTCCTGGGCTCGACCCGCTGGCAGGCGCTCTTCGTCGAGTGGGTCATCCTCATCGTGTGCGCGTGCGTCGTGGCCCTGCGCGGCCTCGAATACGCGCTGTTCAGCGCCACCCCGGGCCTCGAGGCCCACGCGAGCGCCCTGCACTTCCCCCTCACCGGCTGGCTCGGCGCGCTCTTCGCGGCCGCTGCCTCCTCCTCGGCCGCCTCGCTGGCGAACGCGATCGTGCTGGTCAGCGCCCTCAAAGTCATCACCTCCATGACCTGGCTGATGGTTGTCGGCATCCAGACGGGCATGGGCGTCGCCTGGCACCGCTTCGTCGCGATCCTCAACCTGTACACGCGTCGCAACGCGGACGGCACGAAGTCCCTGGGACCAGCCGACCACATGCTCATTGACGGCAAGCCCGTCACCAGCGAGGACGACTTCGACGACCTGCCCGAGGACACGGTCCTCGGCGTGGGCACGATCGACGACTTCTCGTGGAAGGCCCGCCTGGACCTGTACTCGTGCACCGAGTGCGGCCGCTGCCAGGAGCTGTGCCCCGCGTGGAACACGCAGAAGCCTCTCTCCCCGAAGCTGCTCATCATGGGCCTGCGCGACCACATGGAGTCCGCCTCTAACGTGCAGATCGTCGAGCAGGAGGAGGGCCACCAGAAGCTCGAGGATGGGGAGGTCCTCCTCGACAAGGGCGTGCCGGCCTCGCCGCACTCTTTCGACCTGGTGTCCGCTCTGTCCCTGTCGGGCGCGACCGGTCCCGAGGGCGTCTCCGCGGTCACCGCTCCCCTGGTCCCCGAGGTCGTCTCCGAAGAGGTCCTGTGGGACTGCACGAACTGCGGCGCCTGCGTCGAGCAGTGCCCCGTCGACATCGAGCACATCGACCACATCCTTGACCTGCGCCGCCACCAGGTCCTCATGGAGGGCGCGTTCCCCCGCGAGCTGGGCCGCGCGTTCCGCGGCATGGAATCCAAGGCGAACCCCTACAACCAGCCGGCCCGCAAGCGCATGGACTGGGCGAAGAAGCTGGACTTCGACATCCCCGTCGTCGGCGAGGACATCAAGGACGCCTCCGAGGTTGACTACCTGTTCTGGGTGGGCTGCGCGGGCGCCTACGATGACACGGCGAAGAAGACCAGCGCGGCCGTCGCCGAGCTGCTGCACACGGCGGGCGTGTCCTTCGCGGTCCTCGGATCGGGCGAGTCCTGCACGGGCGACCCGGCCCGCCGCGCCGGAAACGAGGCGCTCTTCCAGATGCTGGCCGCCCAGGCGATCGACACGCTCAAGGAAGCCAAGCCCCAGAAGATCGTCGTGTCCTGCGCCCACTGCTTCAACACGATCGCCGGCGAGTACCCGGAGCTGGGCGGCTCCTTCGACGTCGTCCACCACACGCAGCTCCTCAACCGCCTGGTGCGCGACGGCCTCCTCACGCCGGTGGCGCCCACCGCCTCACCTGCCTCCGCGGGCACGGACTCCACGGACGAGGCCGGGGCACAGTCCGCGGACAGCGCTCCCTCGGTCGGCGCGCCCCTGAAGGTCACCTACCACGACGCGTGCTTCCTGGGACGCCACAACCGCGTCTATGAGCCGCCGCGCGAGCTCGTGGGCTCCCTGCCGAACGTGGAGCTCGTCGAGATGCCGCGCAACCGCGACCGCGCGATGTGCTGCGGCGCGGGCGGCGCGCACGCCTGGTTCGAGGAGACGCGCGGGATCCGGATCGCGGACGCCCGCATCGTCGAGGCCGCCTCCACGGGCGCTGACGTCGTCGCGACAGCCTGCCCCTTCTGCTCCCAGATGCTCGGCTCCGCCTCGGGCACGTCCGCCGGCTTCGTCTCCTCCGACGCCGACCAGGGCGGCGCGAACAACGACGCCGCCACGGCCTCGTCGGGTGGGAAGCTCCCAGAGGTGCGGGACGTGGCCGTCATGCTGCTTGACTCCGTCAAGCGCGGCCAGTAA